The sequence TTAAAACAtggcaggccgggcgcagtggctcacgcctgtaatcccagcactttgggaggccgaggcgggcggatcacgaggtcaggaattcgagaccagcctcaccaacatggtgaaaccccgtctgtactaaaaatacaagaattagctgggcttcGTGGCGCTCGctctaatcccagttactcaggaggctgaggcaggagaattccttgaacccgggaggcggaggttacagttagccgtgatggcgccactgcaatccagcctgggctacagcgagactgtctcaaacaaaataaaacatggcaTTTGGACTTCCTTATTGTAGCTCGTTCTctctccccttcactctctctctctctcccctcccccagcactTTCATCTCCGTTTCTGTGCCAAAGAtgtactacaatttttttttttttttgagacggagtctcactctgtcacccacgctgtagtgcagtggcgcgaacactgcaacctccgcctcccggtttcaagcgattctcctacctcagcctcctgagtaactgggattacaggagcgcgccaccaagcccggctaatttttgtatttttagtagagacgggggttcaccatgttggtgaggctggtctcgaactcttgacctcgtgagccacccgcctcggcctcccaaagtgttgggattacaggcgtgggccaccgcgcccagccgatgtACTGCATTTTTAATCTCTccagaatagaatggattagaaatTTAAACTCTGTAAACTCGTTGAATGTTTGGAAGCCTAACTTCCTGGCACCAGTAGAAACTAaaaactcagtaaatgtttgctaaattaaGGTTATAGGCTATGTAGCCTATCAGTTTTCACAGAACAGGCAAACCCGTagttaaaaagatttaaattgtGTAAAAGCAAATTATCGCCTTATGAACACGTACATTCACCTGAGAAGAAATCAGGTAGTTTGGGCTTTAAGAGGTGGGGCCGAGGACCAAGCGTAAGTTCCGGTGCTCAAACCTGAGCTGCCGACTACAAATCCCAGAGTGCCTCGCGGGCGCCGTCTCCACGGCACTCGGGTTTCAGGGCCATGGAATCGCAAGCCCTTTTCTCACTGCGTTATGGGATCTGTAGTGAGACATGCCTTACGTTGGCTCTTTCCTCCTGCTGGGCACAAAAACGCTTCTTTTCCTCAACCTCTATTCTGTCTGTGCTCTCAAAAACTTTAGTCGTTATAACAACTGTGATTGTTGAGAAATTTCACTGTTTTCCCGCATTCCTGGCGCGGGACTCTAGCCAGAGGCTCCGAGGACTTTGTAGCGACTGTCCCAAGCATCCAGTTCGATGCTTCTCAGGGCGGCTTGCTTTAAGGGCCCACCCCTAAATTTGGGTTGTAAACATTTTTGAGGTAATGCTTGTTCAAGTTCGCTTAAGTGTTCACTCAGCCCAACACGCGGGTTGGGCTTGAGGTACGGCACCCTGGCAGCTTCACCCCCGCGTCAGGCGCGCGCACACAGTAGGTCCGCGACCCTTAGCCCTCCACTAGGCAGCCCGCGGGGCTGGGTGGCCGGGCCGCGCACACGGGCAGCACCGGTACTGCGCATGCTCGCCGCGTCGGCGCAGGTTTCCGCAGCTGAGGGGGCAGCTCCGCGGCGGCGTCCGGGGTCTCCAGTAGGGCTGACGCTCCGGTGCTCGCACAATCCCCCGCCTCGGCTGGCAACGGGCGTCCCTCCACTCCCCGAGTCCCCGGCAGCCGCCGCCACCCCAGCGCGCCCCGATCTGGCCCCCTGCCCCGCGAAGATGGCTGCCGTACGCCGGGCCCGCAGTTATTGCCGCTGCCTGGTGCGCTTCTCCGACCGAGAACTCTGCTAAGCTCCGCTGCAGAGACAGGCAGGAGTAGACACCCGGGACACCCAGCACCCCTCCTCCGGGGGGCGGTGCAGAGGGGACACGGAGAGCCCCTCGAGCGCAGCAGGCCGCCCCGCCAGCATGGTAACCTGGCCAAGGGGCTCGAGGGTGGACGCCGCGGGGCGGGAGCGTGGTGTGCAGGAGGGGCCGGGCCTAGGGCTGGGGGTCGGCGGGGACTCTGGAAGGAGTGGGAGCTTCACGGCTGCCACCCGTTAGAGGGCCCTGGCCTGAGAAGGAGTGCGTCGGGGGGCGGGGGTGCCAACCCTGGCTTCTTCCCAGGATACCTTCCTGCTGAGCCTCCTCAACCCCCGCCGAGCTCGATGTGAGGAGGAGGGTTTGCAGGACAGCCGGGGAAAATGTCTCTTCTCGGCTCACTGAGTATATTGAACCAGTCTCGGTCCTCTCGAGGGATTTTATCAGAAGCATTGAGCATAGATTGAGGTAAGCTGTCACAGCGCCTGAATTCGGGAGGGAGCTCTGGCAAGAGGAGACACTTGTTGATTGCCCTTCTGCCGAAAAGCCAGGCCCACCGACAGGCCCTGCCGGCACCTTGAAGAGCCCTGGGTGTAGAACGCATCTGCCCTGCGAGGCGTCATTCCATGGGTAGGATGTTGGCAGGCTGTCCTGGCGGAGTGGGTTTGGAGGGTTCGTCTCCGCGGCGTCGGTGCGGTCCAAATGGAGAGACTGAGCTAAGTTGCAGAGTTTGACAGCGCAGACTCCATGAGACTGTTCCATATTGGAATACGTAGTCTCTGCCCTATGCCTTTCTTTGGTTTAGAATAAATTGTTCATCTGAGAAACGGATCTCTGGCTGGGGCTTAAAGAATCAGGGATGCAATAATCCAAACGAATTAATTTATAGTAGACTCAACTATTTATTGCATAAATGAATggctgaatttatttttattaaattaatctGGAGGATAGAAAAGGCAATTGCCCCTGCCCCTAAACTTTCAGAAGTAGTTCTCTGACCGGGATTAAGTACTTAGCCTTTATAATTTATTAATCCCACCTGTGAAACGGGAGTAACATGATGAAGACATGGGCTACTCATACACATGAGCTATTCAAGTGAAGGTGATATTTAGGTCAAACTcgattatgaaaaataaaaggaaaacctcCAGGTGGCAACTGAGGCCCTACTTATTTCAAGTAGTAGTTGAATTGACCAAATGTCAACTCAGCCGATCCCAGATATAATAGTTTGTTTTTGTGATCATACTGTCAAAATCAAAGAATGGTTTAGAGCTCCACTATAACACAGGGGAGAAGAAAGATGCTGTCTATATTACACTTCTCCCATTTCCTTTCCTCATCCTTCAGATACACGTTATCCACATGGCATTTTATTTGTCGATTCAGCCAATATTTTTGAGTACCTATTATCAGCCTGGAATAGTGTGAGACTCTGGTACAATACTAGATCTTCAATATAAGCAAACCTGCAAGGTGATTTATGATAAACTTTTAATCACAGAATGTCCATGAAAAGGGACCTCAGTAGATCACCATATCTCTTTATAGATGTCCCATAGACATGACAGCTGAGGCCTAGACAGGACTTTACTACAAATCAAGCAATGCGTTTGACCTTATGGTTACAAAGGTAACTGAGATGTGTTCCTGTCCTGGATGCCTTAAATCTAGTAAATGAAACAGCCAACCTCAGTACAAATGTTGTGATAAAAGTAAGCACAAGTGTTACGGGAacacaaaaatgttgaaaaatgcTTCTGACTAAGATGAACCCTGAGCTGAATCTTAAAGGATGAGTAGAAATAGCTAAGTGAGGAAAAAGGCATTCCAGATAGGGCAAGCAGCAAATGCAAGCCAACTGGACAGAGCAGGGAAAGCTCTTGAAATCAGTTTAGAATGACTGCTAGGCAAGAGTTAGAAAACTAAATTACAAAGGATACCCCACAGAACTCAGGTCCCCTCCCATTACCTGTACTTAGAGTTTACAATAATAAAACAGACTCTTGAGAGAGAAATACACTTCTCAGTGGGATTTGTACGCTCAGTCTTTCATTACATATTTTCCTGCTAATGGTGTTCTTAGTAGGAAAAGCTCCCAacttaaagaaactaaaaaataatgtatttgacAATACATTAATccttaaattttcaatttttctagAAATTCATCTGAGTTCttgatctcatttatttcttcacagATGTGTGCTTTACAGTGTGCCCAGCATTTTACCATATACTAACTGGTTCAAGTCTGAAAGGCACCTCTGCTTTGAGTCTGCTTGCCAGAGATAAGATAGGAGGCAAGGCTAATTTATGTTCTGTAATATAGTGCAAGTGTATCTGGTAGCTGTGTTAAAGATGTGTGTTAATATAAACATTACCGCCCCTCCCCGCCCTGAAATAACATATGACTAAAATTTGCAATTGTAAAACTTACCATCTTTGGAACCAGtaaaaataaatggtttttattattatctaGCTAACCTTGAAGGCCATTTCCCTGATTGCCACATTTCTTTACAGTAAGTGTTGAGAAAGTTTTATTTGCTAATAAGTCTATTAGTTAACAGAATGAACTGAAGCAACATGCCATTTTCGCTGGAAGGTAGGATTTAGTttaatttagcaaacatttattgagaataaaaggataaaattaaAGTCATCTGATTGAAACCTTTATTAAGCTCCAAGTCACACACAGTAATTCCAGTCTAGCTTTATTCCACTGAAGCTGatccaatatataaaaattggaTTTATAGACAGATAAAATAGAAGGGGTTTCTTTACAAAAGCATTTACTATTAAAAGTCTTTGACTACGAAGCTTTCCTagtacatataaaatacacagaAGTCATATTTGCATAGAACACATTTAATAACATGCTAGCTGTATAAAAGAAGTGATATCAtcttatggaatatatatatatatggtttgttgttgttgtttttttttttgagacagggtctctgtctcctgggttggagagcagtggtgcaatctcggctcactgcaacctccatctcccaggctcgagcgatcctctcacctcagcctcctgagtagctggggctactggcgtgtaccaccatgccctggtaatttttgtattttttgtagagacggtgtcttgccatgttgcccaggcttgtctcaaactcctgggctcaagcagtccttccacctcagccttccaaagtgttgggattacaggcatgagccaccacaccctgcctggaCTGTATTCTCTTAAGTGATCCATGAAACAAAAGCTATCTACAGCCAGGTATGGCtgcacaagcctgtagtctcagctactcaagaggtggAGCAGAAGGATCTTTGgagctcagcagtttgaggccatcctgggctgcataaGGAGACTGTGTCGCAAGAAAGCAAAAACTGTTTGCTGAGCTCCATAGGACAACTAAATGTTACTATTTTCTGAAACAAAGTTGTTATTTTTAGCCACCTAACAATACATTTTAACCTAGAGCCCAGTGGATTTGTTTATTCTAcagtatcaaaaaaaaattcaagtaacAAGTTATATCTGATTGGTATCATTAAACTTACCTGTGAAGAAGATAGCTATAAAGAAGCAATGTTGTGTTTCATTAACATGAAACATCAGAGTATTTTCTGTTTTGGGACTTGTAGAAGTTTATGGACACAAATTATTTGGGCTTTTTGCCTTAGACTCAATTATGTTTGGAACATCTGTCACAGCACCTTGTCAATTGCATTCCAGAACATTTCTCCTCCTGATGGAAAATGCAACATGACCTATGAGGCAgtcttgcaaaagaaaaaaaaatagcagaatcTAATCTAGCCTTTCAAGATCCTGCCACAATTTACAGGAAATAAGAGTAAGAGGTCAAAGGAACATATTTATTGACACCTCAGCAAAATCTAGCTTCTACAGAAAATGACCCAGTTTCATCCCaaataaattacaagaaaaaagagtGAGGATTACAAAAGACTTGAGACATTTCAAGCAATTACAATGTGGACTTAATTTGAATCTTGATTTCACAAACtgtgaaatatatgtattttacatatgaCATCTTGAGAAATATGAATACTGTGACTTGGTATTTAATCTAAGGAATTACATTGATAATTACTAAATTTGGGTCATGAGTACTTAGggattaattctttttaaatgtttttctcataaaaagttttaaagtcttgtagaactaaaaaaaataccaaagatgttctaattttatttcatttttttctaaaaagaaaaagtgaaaataatatttttcttttttcctttttcctttttttttttttttgtgatggggtctctgtcatccaggctggagtgcagtggcgcagtctcggctcactgcaaccctgcaacctccatctctcagactcaagcaaccctcccacctcaacctcccgattagctgggaccacaggcgtgcaccaccacgcccggctgattttttgtatttttagtagagatgaggtttcactatgttggctaggctggtcttgaactcatgacctcaagtgatgctcctgcctgagcctcccaaagtgtggggattacaggtgtgagccactgcacctggccagaaaaagagaaaataatttttattatagattatCAGTAGTTATGTATATTAATGAAGAATTTGGTTTCATTTACCTAATTAGATTAATCATAAATCATTTATGAATAGTAATAGACATGAATTGTAACTTTATATAacacagttggccctctgtacCTGCAGGTTCTGCATCCTGGGATTCAACTGTGGGTCAAAAATATTTGGGGGTAAAAaagcaatacaacaataaaaaataatacaaattaggAAACAATATACCACAAGAACTA is a genomic window of Pongo pygmaeus isolate AG05252 chromosome 5, NHGRI_mPonPyg2-v2.0_pri, whole genome shotgun sequence containing:
- the LOC129039624 gene encoding uncharacterized LOC128031835 homolog, with product MAAVRRARSYCRCLVRFSDRELC